One stretch of Ipomoea triloba cultivar NCNSP0323 chromosome 8, ASM357664v1 DNA includes these proteins:
- the LOC116027470 gene encoding two-component response regulator-like APRR2 isoform X1, translating into MLCTANDLLGWKDFPKGLSVLLLDEDSNSAAKMRTKLEEMDYIVSTFQNENEALLAIASKSVEFHVAIVEVNTSNSNEVFKFLETAKDLPTILVSNVYCLNTMMKCIALGAVEFLQKPLSDDKLRNIWQHVVHKAFNAGGGKDVESLKPVKESLVSMLQLRSTKNEANTANSDETEQSTSVQENNRDTLSSVCDKYPAPSTPTLKQCVRSLDDGECRDQTNLSMEHDSVEHDGESKSVETTYCNSVSETIPVINPPVIKQERESSPEQAGKNGNSACSESKDARANANSSECGDPKKPSGVNSSTGTKANKKKVKVDWTPELHKKFVQAVEQLGLDQAIPSRILEVMKVEGLTRHNIASHLQKYRMHRRQILPKENEWKWPLSRDSTQRSCYPRKPVVAFPQYHSAPTVPAGHQFYSAWAHPGSYPGAHVWGSPYHYPGWQPTDDWNWQSNTGVYAQAWGCPVMPPHQGSYPTYPQILQNTSGHHRSGGAQDRYSMLENTYDIQPAEELIDKVVKEAINNPWLPLPLGLKPPSTDSVLNELSKQGISTIPPRTNGSDLR; encoded by the exons ATGCTTTGCACTGCAAATGATTTATTGGGTTGGAAGGATTTTCCCAAGGGGCTTAGTGTTCTCCTCCTTGATGAGGACAGCAATTCTGCTGCTAAGATGAGAACGAAACTCGAGGAAATGGACTATATAG TTTCAACGTTCCAAAACGAGAACGAAGCTCTGTTAGCAATCGCAAGCAAATCGGTGGAATTTCATGTTGCTATTGTGGAG GTTAATACTAGCAACAGCAATGAGGTATTCAAATTTCTGGAAACCGCTAAAGATTTGCCCACAATAT TGGTGTCAAATGTCTACTGCCTTAACACCATGATGAAGTGCATAGCG CTCGGTGCTGTTGAGTTTCTTCAGAAACCGCTATCAGATGACAAACTACGAAATATTTGGCAGCACGTTGTTCACAAG GCATTCAATGCAGGAGGAGGAAAGGATGTCGAATCGCTTAAACCTGTCAAAGAATCTTTAGTTTCAATGTTGCAGCTACGATCAACGAAGAACGAAGCGAATACAGCGAACTCCGACGAAACTGAGCAATCAACCTCGGTGCAGGAAAACAACCGGGACACGTTATCATCAGTATGTGATAAATACCCGGCTCCTTCGACTCCAACTCTGAAACAATGTGTGAGGTCACTTGACGATGGCGAATGTCGGGATCAAACTAACCTCTCAATGGAACACGATAGTGTGGAGCACGATGGGGAATCTAAATCTGTCGAAACTACTTATTGCAATTCTGTTTCTGAAACTATTCCCGTGATTAATCCACCTGTTATCAAGCAGGAACGAGAATCAAGCCCTGAACAGGCGGGGAAGAATGGTAATTCTGCTTGTTCAGAGAGTAAGGATGCTCGTGCCAACGCCAACAGTAGTGAGTGCGGTGATCCTAAAAAACCGTCTGGTGTCAATAGTTCAACCGGGACAAAAGCTAATAAAAAGAAAGTCAAG GTAGACTGGACACCGGAACTACACAAGAAATTTGTACAAGCGGTGGAACAACTTGGTCTCGATCAGGCCATTCCTTCACGAATTCTCGAAGTGATGAAAGTTGAAGGTTTAACGAGGCACAATATAGCCAGCCATCTTCAG AAGTACAGAATGCACCGGAGACAAATATTACCAAAAGAAAACGAATGGAAATGGCCTTTATCACGAGATTCAACGCAAAGGAGTTGTTATCCACGTAAACCTGTAGTGGCCTTCCCACAGTACCATTCTGCTCCCACCGTCCCAGCTGGTCATCAGTTCTATTCTGCATGGGCGCATCCAGGCAGCTATCCCGGTGCCCATGTGTGGGGCTCGCCTTACCACTATCCCGGATGGCAGCCTACAGACGATTGGAACTGGCAGTCCAACACGGGG GTTTATGCTCAAGCATGGGGCTGCCCCGTAATGCCACCACATCAGGGATCATATCCAACATATCCTCAG ATATTGCAGAACACCTCGGGGCATCACAGGAGTGGCGGAGCACAAGATAGATACAGCATGCTAGAAAACACATACGATATTCAGCCA gcaGAAGAGTTGATTGACAAAGTTGTGAAGGAGGCAATAAACAATCCATGGCTGCCCCTTCCTTTGGGGCTAAAACCTCCCTCCACTGACAGTGTCCTCAATGAGCTTTCTAAACAAGGCATCTCCACCATCCCTCCACGAACCAACGGCTCAGATTTGCGCTGA
- the LOC116026657 gene encoding glycine cleavage system H protein 3, mitochondrial-like gives MALRIWASSTANALRLSTASSKPNLSPAAAFSLSRCFSSVLEGLKYAKSHEWVKSEGSVATIGITDHAQDHLGEVVFVELPDVGTAVKQGSSFGAVESVKATSDVNSPISGEVVEVNTKLTEGPGVINSSPYEDGWMIKVKPCNESELGCLMNPKEYTKFCEEEDH, from the exons ATGGCTCTCAGAATCTGGGCTTCTTCCACAGCCAATGCATTGAGACTCTCCACTGCTTCCTCCAAGCCTAATCTCTCCCCAGCTGCTGCCTTCTCCCTCTCCAGATGCTTTTCTTCTG TCTTGGAGGGGCTAAAATATGCAAAGTCACATGAATGGGTGAAGAGTGAGGGATCTGTTGCCACCATTGGCATCACTGACCATGCTCAG GACCACCTTGGAGAAGTGGTGTTTGTGGAGCTGCCAGATGTGGGCACTGCTGTTAAACAAGGCAGCAGCTTTGGAGCTGTGGAGAGTGTGAAAGCCACAAGTGATGTGAACTCTCCAATCTCAGGGGAGGTTGTGGAGGTCAATACCAAGCTCACCGAGGGGCCCGGAGTG ATCAATTCGAGCCCATATGAGGATGGATGGATGATCAAGGTAAAGCCATGCAATGAATCAGAACTGGGATGCCTGATGAACCCAAAAGAGTACACCAagttttgtgaagaagaagatcactGA
- the LOC116026725 gene encoding uncharacterized protein LOC116026725 has protein sequence MGREIELDLDSDALAEEEKKKMVEINLRIIGPSPPSRLVVPSSIKVHDLRKMIAKNRHLPIEALKLVLQGRVLHDIQNGDDQTIQFNNGDSLIIAVKPKSPPKHIRDEFDDEDDDLKFHLPQTSSRWKKRLFSILREKLKLPDMLLMAIFSISFKMWAIIVMWFILAPVAHRFGIGPLYILGTGFGIIFYNLGHRQQGELSAYSIFNEDFRELPGTLNADHIDRDIRAGRL, from the exons ATGGGACGTGAAATCGAGCTTGATCTTGATAGCGATGCGTTGgcggaggaggagaagaagaagatggtaGAAATCAATTTGAGAATAATCGGCCCATCTCCACCGTCTCGCCTCGTCGTTCCTTCTTCCATCAAA GTTCATGATTTGAGAAAAATGATTGCCAAAAATCGCCATTTGCCTATCGAAGCTTTGAAGCTTGTTTTGCAAGGAAGAGTATTGCATGACATCCAAAATGGGGATGATCAAACAATTCAATTCAACAATGGAG ATTCTTTGATCATTGCTGTAAAACCAAAGTCTCCCCCCAAACACATTCGGGATGAATTTGACGATGAGGATGATGATCTG AAGTTTCATCTACCGCAAACAAGTAGTAGGTGGAAAAAGAGGCTTTTCTCTATATTACGCGAAAAATTGAAGCTTCCGG atatgcttttgaTGGCAATTTTCTCAATCAGTTTTAAAATGTGGGCTATTATTGTCATGTGGTTTATTCTGGCACCCGTTGCCCATAGATTTGGCATTGGACCATTATAC ATACTCGGGACAGGATTTGGGATTATATTCTATAATCTTGGACATCGGCAGCAGGGGGAACTCAG TGCATACTCTATATTCAACGAAGATTTCAGAGAGCTTCCCGGAACTCTTAATGCTGACCACATCGACAGAGACATTCGAGCAGGTCGGTTATGA
- the LOC116027470 gene encoding two-component response regulator-like APRR2 isoform X2: MLCTANDLLGWKDFPKGLSVLLLDEDSNSAAKMRTKLEEMDYIVSTFQNENEALLAIASKSVEFHVAIVEVNTSNSNEVFKFLETAKDLPTILVSNVYCLNTMMKCIALGAVEFLQKPLSDDKLRNIWQHVVHKAFNAGGGKDVESLKPVKESLVSMLQLRSTKNEANTANSDETEQSTSVQENNRDTLSSVCDKYPAPSTPTLKQCVRSLDDGECRDQTNLSMEHDSVEHDGESKSVETTYCNSVSETIPVINPPVIKQERESSPEQAGKNGNSACSESKDARANANSSECGDPKKPSGVNSSTGTKANKKKVKVDWTPELHKKFVQAVEQLGLDQAIPSRILEVMKVEGLTRHNIASHLQKYRMHRRQILPKENEWKWPLSRDSTQRSCYPRKPVVAFPQYHSAPTVPAGHQFYSAWAHPGSYPGAHVWGSPYHYPGWQPTDDWNWQSNTGVYAQAWGCPVMPPHQGSYPTYPQNTSGHHRSGGAQDRYSMLENTYDIQPAEELIDKVVKEAINNPWLPLPLGLKPPSTDSVLNELSKQGISTIPPRTNGSDLR; encoded by the exons ATGCTTTGCACTGCAAATGATTTATTGGGTTGGAAGGATTTTCCCAAGGGGCTTAGTGTTCTCCTCCTTGATGAGGACAGCAATTCTGCTGCTAAGATGAGAACGAAACTCGAGGAAATGGACTATATAG TTTCAACGTTCCAAAACGAGAACGAAGCTCTGTTAGCAATCGCAAGCAAATCGGTGGAATTTCATGTTGCTATTGTGGAG GTTAATACTAGCAACAGCAATGAGGTATTCAAATTTCTGGAAACCGCTAAAGATTTGCCCACAATAT TGGTGTCAAATGTCTACTGCCTTAACACCATGATGAAGTGCATAGCG CTCGGTGCTGTTGAGTTTCTTCAGAAACCGCTATCAGATGACAAACTACGAAATATTTGGCAGCACGTTGTTCACAAG GCATTCAATGCAGGAGGAGGAAAGGATGTCGAATCGCTTAAACCTGTCAAAGAATCTTTAGTTTCAATGTTGCAGCTACGATCAACGAAGAACGAAGCGAATACAGCGAACTCCGACGAAACTGAGCAATCAACCTCGGTGCAGGAAAACAACCGGGACACGTTATCATCAGTATGTGATAAATACCCGGCTCCTTCGACTCCAACTCTGAAACAATGTGTGAGGTCACTTGACGATGGCGAATGTCGGGATCAAACTAACCTCTCAATGGAACACGATAGTGTGGAGCACGATGGGGAATCTAAATCTGTCGAAACTACTTATTGCAATTCTGTTTCTGAAACTATTCCCGTGATTAATCCACCTGTTATCAAGCAGGAACGAGAATCAAGCCCTGAACAGGCGGGGAAGAATGGTAATTCTGCTTGTTCAGAGAGTAAGGATGCTCGTGCCAACGCCAACAGTAGTGAGTGCGGTGATCCTAAAAAACCGTCTGGTGTCAATAGTTCAACCGGGACAAAAGCTAATAAAAAGAAAGTCAAG GTAGACTGGACACCGGAACTACACAAGAAATTTGTACAAGCGGTGGAACAACTTGGTCTCGATCAGGCCATTCCTTCACGAATTCTCGAAGTGATGAAAGTTGAAGGTTTAACGAGGCACAATATAGCCAGCCATCTTCAG AAGTACAGAATGCACCGGAGACAAATATTACCAAAAGAAAACGAATGGAAATGGCCTTTATCACGAGATTCAACGCAAAGGAGTTGTTATCCACGTAAACCTGTAGTGGCCTTCCCACAGTACCATTCTGCTCCCACCGTCCCAGCTGGTCATCAGTTCTATTCTGCATGGGCGCATCCAGGCAGCTATCCCGGTGCCCATGTGTGGGGCTCGCCTTACCACTATCCCGGATGGCAGCCTACAGACGATTGGAACTGGCAGTCCAACACGGGG GTTTATGCTCAAGCATGGGGCTGCCCCGTAATGCCACCACATCAGGGATCATATCCAACATATCCTCAG AACACCTCGGGGCATCACAGGAGTGGCGGAGCACAAGATAGATACAGCATGCTAGAAAACACATACGATATTCAGCCA gcaGAAGAGTTGATTGACAAAGTTGTGAAGGAGGCAATAAACAATCCATGGCTGCCCCTTCCTTTGGGGCTAAAACCTCCCTCCACTGACAGTGTCCTCAATGAGCTTTCTAAACAAGGCATCTCCACCATCCCTCCACGAACCAACGGCTCAGATTTGCGCTGA